AAGCGAAGTTGTCTTATAATCCTCATCATATGGTTGAGGTTTATCATGTTGATAAAAAGGATTTGATTTATTAAAGATTGATAGAGTTAAGTAAAAATTATTTTTTGCATCCCATCAACCGGTTTATTTCATTTTTTATTTGTCTGATCCGTTGTTGAAGAATGGATGTATTCCGTTGTTTCTCATTATTTTGCATATCCTGCATGTTTCTTCCATTATTGATATATCATCGTTTTTGATTATGCGTTCTGCTGATATGGTTATTTCCTTTGTTATTATCTGGTTTTTTATTTTCATTCTCCCGCGTTTTTTTGCTCTGTATTGACATATTGCTGCTGGTGTAACCCCTAGTCTCTCTGCTACTTCTTTTTGGCTTAATCCAAAATCGTCAATAAGTGTTTCGGCGATCTCTCGTCTGATAAATGGTAACCCGTTCCATATCATGTATTCGCACGGAG
This DNA window, taken from Candidatus Thermoplasmatota archaeon, encodes the following:
- a CDS encoding transcriptional regulator, producing MKQTPCEYMIWNGLPFIRREIAETLIDDFGLSQKEVAERLGVTPAAICQYRAKKRGRMKIKNQIITKEITISAERIIKNDDISIMEETCRICKIMRNNGIHPFFNNGSDK